Below is a genomic region from Astatotilapia calliptera chromosome 13, fAstCal1.2, whole genome shotgun sequence.
CTAATGGCACAGCTTGTGGTCATGAATAGAAGAAGTTGTGTATAATTGCtccatttgtttttcagttaaacACACAAGTAATGCATAACCTTCCACTTTCATAATTGTGATGTCTTATCTTGTATTGTCAGTTTTGTTACTCCTGATAAATGCTTAGTATCTTGATGGTGTTTATGAAGCAGGAGCTCAtagttatacattttttttgtaaatatcagGACTTCGATGGAGGTCATGTACTTATCAAGAATGCCAAGCAAATTAGAAGAGACTGGTCACGTTGCTTTCCAGACAGCCCATTTGAATCTTGTGACAGACGTGACTGAGACAACTTGGTATGAATGGCTTGTAACCCAACCTGTTTCATAGGCTGtcaataatttatatttaagtaCACAGTGAACTGTATATTTAAATagtgtcattttagcctttacCTGTGAATATTCTgaatctttaaaagaaaaaatgatacaatgtttttgttttaaaagatgATTTTGTATGTCATTCAAAGATGCAAGAAGCCATTCATCTGTAAATAATAGATTTTGGAGTTCATCAAACTCATGTTTACTGCCTTTATGCCAATGATACAGGAAGAAGTCAGTTTTTAAGGAAAGGGATTTAAGAGTTAGTAAATATTTACAGGACATTTTGGGGAAAAGGCTGAGAACAACACTAAAAGCACTGTCCTGCTGACTTACTTTACTTGTCCTTTTTTCCTGGCCCTTTGTGATTTTTCAACACATAGCTATTTTAGAGCTTGACCTAGTTGAAGGGAACCAGAGTGGATAGCAGTATTTAGCCCAATACACAAAGCTGGAAAGAGTCCCGTCTTTAGTTTGATCCATgtggcatttctttttttctctctctagcTTTACAGAACAGTAGTCTAAAGGAAGTTATTTTCCTTAGAAATAAGGAAGTAAGCTTTTCCTTAGAAAATAAGCTGGTCGCAAAAGTCCCGTTTCTCACTTTATCTTTTATCATCTAGCATGGTGTTATGTAACCActttcattttagctttttatcTCCATTTGGTCTTAGGCTCTAAAGGTGTCAATGGATTCAAAGATTGCACCATTTCCCAACGCAAGGCTCCAAAACCTGAAGCGAAATCTGAAGATGACAATGATTTGTTTCCCAGAACCATGGATTTGGGCAAAAATATCAGTCCCACCCCCCAACCAAAGGAAGGGAGTCAAGAAAAAGATGTGaaggtttgatgtgttttcTACCATATTAGTCTATTAATGAGATTTAGGATATGTAAATATAACAATACTTTTATAAATGTTTGAAGTAAGCAACACTTAGGAGAATAATGTGACCAACTGAATTCTTTGAGGGTCACTACAAAAATCACCTGAACCTCCCCGACAAACCTGACTGTTTGCAAACTTGTGTCTTCAGCCTGtggaagagaaaaaagtggCCGGGCCCATCCAGATTGTCCAGGCAAATGAGCACAACTTTGAGCTGAACGCCACGGCACTGGAGGAAGTCTTGCTGCAGAAACATGTGAAGGACCTGAACGTGGTTGTTGTGTCTGTGGCTGGAGCCTTTAGGAAGGGAAAGTCCTTCCTGCTGGATTTCATGCTGCGCTACATGCACAACCGGGTGAGACGACTGTTGTATTTACACTTTCTGTAGtagggatttaaaaaataaaataaaataaaataaaattttaaaggtACACATATTAGTTGCATTacattttccaaatatttaaagaaatgtcaACCAACATGCATTTCTGAgctgtctctttctgtctgaggtttgcatctttttctctcagcCCGTGTGGCTGTTCTGgcttcctcctacagtccaaagacatggaaGTAATTCTAAGCTGGCCATAGAGTATGGGAACATGAATGAATGTGTCTTTCTGTATTAGTCCTGGACATACACTAGAGACCTGTTCAGGCTGTAATCCACTACTTTCCCTATGACTTCTGGGATAAGCTCATTAAATTACACTGTGTCagacctgttgttgttgttgttgttaaagagTCATTATTTAATCATATTGGTACAACAACCCGGAGCATTAAAGATATTCTTtagatataaataaagacagtcAAATTGATGTCTCCTCATATATAAAATTTACTACTTTCATTTGTACACAGTTTCACTGAGCTGAGATATAGATTAGTGCTAATTTTGAACCCAAGATGTGTTTACATGAGCTAAGTAAACATAAGAGTTTATCCTTGCTCAAAGGGTGACTATTGAGTAACATTTTCAGTCAGTAGAGATTGTGAAATTGGGTAGAAATGAACAAGGACAGCAGAGGACACTTCAACTAGTACTTGCATGCACAGGTGACGTGCAAAGACGAGTGCTTCCAGTTTTGATTTTGTACTGAGATACTTGCTGAACCAGGAGAGTAAGATTTTGAGTGTGGTCCACGTGAGCACAGTATCTTGTTTATTTCCTATAGAAGTGTAAACGGTGAGTCTTTGAGCCCCTCTAACAGCAGTTGGACACACAGAAGCAGTCAGGATCACCTTACACTTATTTTCAAATAACACACACGTGAACACATACCAGGAAATACAAAAGGGTGTTGCAAGTATGGTATTTCTCAAAGTTGTTGGGCATGAACATGGGCATTCATGAAGTTATTGATAATTAATTCAAGTTTATTCATGACTTAATGGTACCACTAGACTTAATaagtgtgtgcagcttttttttgtttttttcctttttattacaGGGAGTATTGTCTGCAGGTATTTATTATCTGTCATCACATCACACTTGGACACTGCACAGATATGTACTAATGGGGAATCAGTACTCTGATGTACTCTGACCTTTAAATCACACATTTGCTTTGAAGCTGCATTTCCTATTTGTGGTCAGTGGGATAAACATTCATTGTCACAAAGAGTTACCATTAATTGACGTTTGTGCTCGCAATCACAGCAGTTGACTGGCAAAAATATACTATATTATGTGAAATTCTACATtaagaaatcatttttttattctacattaagaaatcattttttattcatctgtttGTTCAGCTTGTGTTGATATCTCTTTGAACAATGTTTAGTTGAAACGTGTTGCTGTAATCATCATAGATGCTATAAAACATGTTGATGGTGATTAACCTTTGGTTGCTTTTCCTTCATTTGGCATACTGCATTAGTCTTACATGCACCATTCCAGAAACGTTACAACACACTGCACTGACAAAAGACCTCGGGTTCGGCCCCATTGGGCAGTGTACCTGTGCAATTTTCACTTTTATCTTTCATCCTCTCCCAGTCTTAGACAGGAATTCACATGGATCTAGATGACAAACAACCTTGGTTTTCATCTCCCTCTGTTCCCTTCTCTGTCTCATCTTGAATCTTTCCTTTTCAGGATAAAGACTCATGGATAGGAGGTAATGATGAGCCCCTGACTGGGTTCACCTGGAGAGGAGGGTGTGAGAGGGAAACCACAGGAATTCAGGTCTGGAGTGAAGTGTTTGTGGTGGAGAAGCCTGATGGTGACAAGGTAGATACAACACCTCCACTCATTGCCAGACATATTTATCATGAAcagttattttaatattttgttaatgAATTTTCAAGCATTTCAACACAAACTTGTGCTGAATGTGTTTTGAACTCGTTTAATCTCATCCCGACAGGTTGCTGTGCTCCTTGTTGACACACAAGGAGCATTTGACAGTCAGTCTACCATAAAGGACAGTGCTACAGTTTTTGCCCTCAGCACAATGACCAGCTCTGTTCAGGTGATATTCAAAGCAtgtcttttctttaaatataatatatttacatatttattttaacatattAAGATGCAAGCCTTGCATTACATTTaagttctgttttttgtttttggttctttcAGGTGTACAATCTCTCTTCAAACATACAAGAGGATGACCTGCAGCACCTCCAggtttgtgtcattttgtttcttctctCACCAAAAAGTACCATCAGAATATTCAGTTCTTTCATcgtcatttatttttcctttcataTGAAGCTCTTCACTGAATATGGCCGTCTTGCAATGGAAGAGGTGTCCGAGAAACCTTTCCAGGTACTGGCTTTTTCTTTTCGCTGTGTTTGTTGCAATTCACAGTGTACATTGTTTGAGGTTTGAGTCAGCCCTTTTACTGAAAACAAATGTAGTGTggacaagtaaaaaactaaaaaaagaagaaaaatagcctcatttatttcagttacaatgttgttgttttgtttattttttttttcataaaatgaAAGATATTCTCTGAGTTTCTGTACTGTTGGTTTTCTCTTTTAGTCTCTAATGTTCCTCATTCGGGATTGGTGTTTTCCTTACGAATTCTGTTATGGAATGAAAGGAGGCAATGAATTTCTGGATAAAAGATTGCAGGTGAGAATTATATTTCAACGCAGattcagaaaataaaaggggggaaaagtgTCGGAGGTTACAGGCTTCTAGACAGAAGAAACCTACCATACCATACCCTGATGTTCACACAATGATTATTGCTTCCTGCAGCACAAATAATTTTAACAATGTTCCTGTTATGGATGGCGTATCTCTTCttgaaaaacacaaagtcagtAACAAGCtcacattttcactgtgtgtcGATGCAGGTTAAACATAATCAACATGAAGAGTTGCAGAATGTGAGAAATCATATCCAGCACTGTTtctccaacatcaactgctTCCTGCTGCCACATCCTGGCCTGAAGGTGGCTACTAACCCAAAATTTGACGGCAGGCTGAGAggtgagaacaaggcacagtAGTAATGTAGACTAATGGCTAAAGACGTGGTAGGTGCTGGTTGTACACGGAGCCTGCTCAAAACATTGCAGATTGGCGCCTATATGTTGTAGCTGTTACCTCAGCCAGTTTCAACTCTGCTGTCACTCCCTTTCCTGTTCATGGCAGTTTTTCAACCAGTCAACTGCCATGGATTTATGCATGGCATTGTCCCTGTCAGGCTTAAAACCAGaaacctgagagagagagagagagagagagacggagagagaaaATTGTTTGAGTGGTATTTCTAACTTCAAAAATGATAGCTGTCCTAACCCTTGCTAATACTGATAAAAAGAGAATTACAACGTGTCTTCAGAGTGCCAAGTTTTACTTCTAGGATTATGTTGCCATAGCTCTTTGGACTGAAATTACATAACTTTCCATGTTTTAGACATTGATGAAGACTTCAAAAAAGAGTTGGCCCAGCTCGTGCCTCTTCTTCTGGCGCCGAGTCAGCTGGTAGAGAAAGAGATCGGAGGCAACAAGGTCACCTGCAAAGATCTTCTGGAGTACTTCAAGGTGgtgcataattttaaataaataccagTCTATGACCAAAATATGACCTATTGTTGTTAagataaaattacatttaaaaagcgACAGAGGTCTCAGTGTATACAGGATTACAGCTGCTTGCACAAATGATTCCAGTGCTTTTCATACTGACCTCCTGCACTACAAATACAAAGCTTCAAATTGTACAcccttctgccttttttttttttttttttgataaatcaCAAAAGCTTGAGAGTGAATAAACGACACATAGCAATCCAGAGCTTTTGGTAAACTGTGGTCTCACTGACAAAAGTATTCAGTTCTTTGTCATCAGATTTCATTTCTCCAACTTTCCAAAATAAGTGTGCCCAGTCATACTtgcattaaattttatttaggGGTTTTTGCAGTATTAAGTCATTTTTAAAGATAACATCAGCCTTTTACTTGGAGTACTTGTTAAGTCACCTACCTGCCAGAGTGTTAACTAAAGAAACACTTTGGTGATGCTGAGActcatttttctttcctgcagGCTTACATAAAGATCTACCAGGGAGAGGAGCTGCCTCACCCAAAGACCATGCTGCAGGTCAGTAATTGGGAATCTTTTAAGTCATCTCATTTTGATTAGGGTTGTGTTCaatctttttgtctttcattttttttgataGGCAACAGCAGAGGCCAACAACCTGACAGCTGTGGCAGGAGCCAAAGACCTGTACAGCAAGAAAATGGAGCAGGTAAGGACCGGTTTATCCCTGATATTCATCATGAATGAAGTCTAAAAGGTGCCCAAGTCCAGGGAGCAAATATGGGAATATCACTGCCTTATTAATTGACCTGCGCTTCCTACCTGATAATCACCTGGCATTTTGGGCAATAAGTTTCAGGCTACATTTTCCAGCCTGACAATAATCCCTGAGACATTGCCAGTGCAGTAAGAGtgtacctggatagaaaaaatcCTCACAGTGAataataaagtgaaaagaaagaaagaaagtgtactttattggtccccgtggggaaaatccctctctgcatttaacccattcactcagtgaagcagtgggcagccattgggcgcccggggagcagtgtgtagggacggtaccttgctcaggggtacctcagggtagctgttcaggggaatcgaacccccgaccttccgatcatggggccacgactctacctactgagctatccctgcccttaaGTccattagaattgtacaaactctgccTTTGCCTTATCAGTGCATTTCTATGTACGTTCGACcatgtttcagtaaatcactgcagcgtccttccttttttctttttcttttcacagtgcTGTACTTTGAGTGCTGGTAATTCTGATCGATCTAATTTTCATAGTATCGCAGTCAAGTATTTGCATGGATGCATTAAGTATATGAAAACTATCTTGCTGACTAGTTTTACATGACTGACTCaggaaaatacagtaaatattttcctgtgtaaatgtaataaggtaccaacaaacaaacagaatgaCTTAGAATTTCATACTACTTAGAAATAAAAATTTAGAAGGAAAGACTTTCTCCTGAtatcatctcctcctccctaCAGGTCTGCGGTGGGGACAAGCCTTACGTCGCCCCGGCTGATCTGAAGCGCTGCCACGAGGAGATCCGCGATTACTCTGTGTCTTACTTCCGCTCTGTGAAGAAAATGGGGGGCAAGGAGTTTTGCCAGCGCTACCAGAATCAGCTGGAGTCAGAGCTGGAGGAAACCTACACCAACCTCTCCAAGCAGAACGAAGGCAAAAACATCTTCTACGCAGCACGCACCCCTGCCACGCTTTTCGCTCTCATGTTCATCACCTATGTGGTGTCTGGAGTGACGGGTTTCATCGGCCTGAGCACCTTAGCCACACTGGCTAACCTGGTCATGGGCGTGGCGCTGCTGTCGCTCTGTGCCTGGGGTTACGTGAAGTACTCAGGAGAGTTTCGGGAGGTGGGAACGATTATTGATGAGGTGGCAGAAGCACTCTGGGTGCAGGTGGGTAGACAGTgtgagaggagggagaaaagtgtgtgtgtctctgtgtgtgtgcacagactTCAATCGACTGGCTTGGTTTTCATCTCCTAATTTTTTAtggtggttttttgtttgtttgttttatttttttgttgatattgtggcattccttttttttttttaagtccaaAAATCAGTAATAGTTCAGTGCCTTTATATACTGAAAGCTAGCCAATAAGAAGGAAATCATAGTGCAGAAGCACCAAAGATCAGTTTGCAATAGAGGTTTGtcctttttacatttaaacCGAAACGTACAATTATGAACCTTATCGATGCATGAGTGTTCATCAAGCATAATGATCAGCCAGTTGTAACTCAAAAGAGACAGATTGACAACCATTTGATCTATTAAACTGTATCTCTGTTCACTGCGTCATACAGCAGCAGCAAAGCAACGGTTACTAATGGGAGAAAGAACAAGGCTAACAGCAAAGAGTCAGtagtttgtttttcacaaatAAAGACAACATTTTTGATTTGAGCATCTTGTTAGACACTTGTCAAAGCGCTATTTGCTTGTAAAGTAGCCAAAAAAAACCTTGCAAACTCCAAGAAGGGCTTTTGTGAGGCACTACACTAAAGCAGGGACACATATATATTCTGCGTTCACAAACTTAATCATCAGACTGTTAGCACGAGGGTCCGTGCTGACATCTGCGTGCCTGCTGGTTTTTGACCATACGAAGCAGGGGCTCTCCCATTGAGAATTTACATATCatcacattacatttacattctgTCAACCAGGAATGACAAGTATAATCTAGACTTAAATGTGAGAAACTAGTGAAGAGAAATTACAGTAGCTTGCAGCCCAATCTGATGCTGAGATGAAGTGAGAGTAGTTTGAATAATTCAGGTGAATAATTGGTTATGTGGTCCATCTTGGGCCAGTTAATTATTATCCTTCTAATAATATCCACAGAGTATAAATCTGATGgatttgtgtatttgttcttACTGTTTTGTGTATTTAGTTTAAGTTGAAGCTTAATGTAAAAGTCATTATGTTAACAGCTTATTTTTCTCCAGGTTCATTATATCTGTGCACATCTGGTTTATTTTCTTCCTTACAtgcttctcttcctctttgtcttctagcctttttttctgtcctcttATCCTGTTATCCTTATATTCACTTCACCTTACAGAGCTCCAGTGAAACCCAGCCAGCACATCCTTCATCCTCGTTTGTTTGccttccctattttttttttttttttttttttaatatgttttatcaCTCAACCTTCCTGTCTCTGTTTGTGcctctcctgctgtttagagGATGGTAAGAAAGGTGAGCGATGTTGATTCCAGTTTTTGTCTGCCTGCATCATATCATTTCCTtctctgttctgattttatttatcattttatttatttttccatcacttCTTTCCCACGGCCTCTTCCAGTATCAGTGCCTGGTTCCCCTCTGTTTAACTCTCCCGTTCCTCCCTGCTTTCCTCTCAGGTCATTTCCAAACTTTTGGAGCCCGTCAGGAGCTGCCTGGCGTGGCCTATTTCTCTCCTCCCTTCCCTCCCGTCAGGAGCAACACTGGAATTGAAAGCTCTGTCTCCTCTCAACGACAACTACAAGAAGACCAACTAACTGCTGGTCAGCTGGTGGATTTGCAGACTCGTAAACGTGTATATCTTGTATCAAAACCTTCAGTTTGCTGGCCTcttgatttttaattttcagtctGTTGATGCTGGATTTTTGTACTGGGTGTGAGCACGGAGCACGTCTGGGACACGGAGGCTGCACAAACGGTTTATAATTTTATTCTGTGTGGATAGAaacaaaggttttctttttccttggcTTTGTTGTGAATCACGCGTCTTAAgagttttcagttgtttccctggTCAGCACTTTGAAAAATacatcctttttttgttttcattccttTTAAGTGCTTTTCTTCCCTAACCTACTTTCTTTTAGTTTCTGTCTCCTTTATCGACTATTTGTAACTGATAATCAGTTTGATCATCCGTTCATgcagatcctttttttttttttttctcctcctgcagGTTCTGAAGCCAGTTACTGAGCAATACATGGGGGATAACATGAGACAGACAGTGATGAACTCTATTAGAGCCAGCTTGACAGAACAAGGCTCGCAGCAAACAAGGTTAAAGAGTGATTGATGCTCTTCCTCCTCAACTCTACCTGTTATCTTCATTATCATCATCCTCCACTGACTCGGCGTGTTCAGTCCTAGAACTGTGAAACTAGTTCAACACCAAAGCTGAcccactttttttgtttttcctgccaaATGTCCTTCATCACATAGCTGCCCCCCTCTTTATTTGCCTGTCGAGGACTTGAGGCCCTCTGCCTGCTCTGCTCTTCATCGCCCCCCAGTGCCTCAGCTCAGATATTGCATGTTGACTGAGCAGAGTCCAGCCTCCTGCCAAAACACCTGACAAATCTTCTCCAGTGTGCCATGCTGCATTGTGATGCATACTGAAGGCtggcacacacgcgcacacagatTGATGCTGGTAGTGAACTGCACTCGTATCATGATTAAGCTGTAATTCAGGGAAAACTGACACAGCTGTGGGCAGCTGTTATCAGCATTGGATGCAAACTGAATTCATTTCGTCTTACAGGCCAGCTCAGTTTACTTCCTCTTCTGCCTGGTGATAGCTTGTCCTGCAAGAACAGACAACTAATCGACTTAAAAAGCTCATGAAGATGTGACGCCCAAGTTTCTCTTGATTCTACTGaagtgaaagtaaattaaaatctGAGTCGGAGGCAATTTAAAGACATTTATCTACCACTGAAAATGTGACTTCTGGATAAAAATCAAAGctgtaattctttttttctctctcttctgtctGCCTCCTTTATTAGTTTTCTGCACTACATTTGGAAGACAAGTTAATCAGGTAACATTTGTATAATCCACATCTGGGCTCCCATCTTTGCGCTTGTTTCATATTCCATTATTATCTCTTGAGTCTCAATCCTCTTGTTCTTTACGCGTTATATCTGGACTTCTTGTAACAGACCTGACAGATTTTGGCCCACTGCATGCTGTTAAGAGGAGCTGTGTTATATCATGAGGAGCTTTTAGAGTCCAGCTATAGTGAGGTAGTTCAGTTTAAGTCACACTAGTGCTGATTGTTTGCAGTTTTAGGACCTACAGGCTGTAAGTTTGACTGTTGCTTTGGGAGCCCCAGCTCAGATGTTTTGTACATTATTTATGGTAAAtttgatgcttttgtttttttataaaccTTATTAAAGGATTAAGTTTGAGGAGCTATGTTTGTCCACTTTCTTGCTGAAAGTTGGATGAGAAGCAACACTCAGCTGCTGGTTAGTTTAGCACAAAGACATGATTCAAATGAAACCAGTGTCGGTGAAGCTAAGCTGATCAGCTTTTACTTTAACTGACACAAGTGAGTGCTGTAGGTCTCGTCTTCTCAGCTCGCTCCCCAAACCCCTTACCTGACACTTTACCTGCCTTTTTGTTGAGGCAGCTGTCAGAGCTTCAATCTCcagaatgaaatgaataaaatgtgcTTGACTGTTAAATGATCTAAATAAATCTACCCTGTCGGTTTAACTCGTCGCACCTGTCTTTTTCACATCGATTCCATCCACTGCTCACCTTAAGCACCAGTCTTGTACTGtacagtcttttgttttttgggtttttttttttatgtgttcatACTACAAATCGGGCATGTACGTtggattaaatatttaaataaactttgtGTACATTTTTATAGCGAATCAGTTAAatggttatttttttgttttcctctcttgTTGATCAACTTACCAGTCTGTGGTTTAAGAATAAGTTGCTGCTGTAGGTTTAGTTTCTCCACGTGAGGATTGACGTTAGCGGAAACGCGTGAATAAATCTGACAGGAAAAGCATAGATTGTGATGCGCGGGCAGGAGAAGGTGTCTGTCTCTTTTAAAGATATCTctggtaatttatttttgaataaGATGTTTACCTTAAGAATAAATCATCAACACAACTCTTTCGGctccttttgtcttttattcCTTGATGGAAGCATCTAAAAGGACCAGCAAGCAACACATGTATGTCGTGTATATGAAGAGTTGTCTTAACTGGgaaatgtgaatattttctgCAGACTAACCAAACCTTTAATCCAAAATCTGATCATCACACAAGTGTAACAAAAAGAAAccacacttttctttgcattcatttaatttgtgtttgaaacacaaattaaatgAATGCAATAGGTTTGGATTCATTCATTTTGCCAAAGGGATTAAAAAGATTccactgtgtttatgtatgtaaatatctgtattTACATATAAACATACAGGGTTTAACAAATGTGTAAGACCTGTGTAAGACCTGTTCAAAAACATTTTCGGAATCTGTCAAAACCCTGTTTAAcctgaaatcatgtttttatataCTCGAGCTGGCACACTGGAAATCTGAGGTCAGATTAATAAACTAAACAGTTCAACTGTTCAGGAATGCAAGTAAACTAATTTGGcatcttaaaaaaatactttagcCTTTTTGTGGATGCAAATTTGAACATTTGAATAACAATTATATTTTAGGGATAAAAATATCAGTTTGATCAAAGGGCTTGTGCATACTGGTGGATAAAACAGGATTCTAGTAATTAACAGTGCTGTTGATTTAGGGCACCTGTGACATAAACCTGGTGGACTAATAAAGCACATGGTATACATAGTAATAgttcatgtgtttctttcctGATTGATAATGTGGAAAATGTTTGGGGagggggttgtttgtttgtttgtttgtttttggtaacACTGCTTTTGATACTAGTGATTTAGAATTGTAAATCTCCAGAGTTTGAAAAGAATACATTCATTTTCTCTCCTAAATAATACacttaaaatagtttttatccTGTAGGATTATCGTATATTCCTACAT
It encodes:
- the LOC113034862 gene encoding atlastin-2-like isoform X1 — its product is MAAESGLVNRTHLENNYSHGLDGKGSKGVNGFKDCTISQRKAPKPEAKSEDDNDLFPRTMDLGKNISPTPQPKEGSQEKDVKPVEEKKVAGPIQIVQANEHNFELNATALEEVLLQKHVKDLNVVVVSVAGAFRKGKSFLLDFMLRYMHNRDKDSWIGGNDEPLTGFTWRGGCERETTGIQVWSEVFVVEKPDGDKVAVLLVDTQGAFDSQSTIKDSATVFALSTMTSSVQVYNLSSNIQEDDLQHLQLFTEYGRLAMEEVSEKPFQSLMFLIRDWCFPYEFCYGMKGGNEFLDKRLQVKHNQHEELQNVRNHIQHCFSNINCFLLPHPGLKVATNPKFDGRLRDIDEDFKKELAQLVPLLLAPSQLVEKEIGGNKVTCKDLLEYFKAYIKIYQGEELPHPKTMLQATAEANNLTAVAGAKDLYSKKMEQVCGGDKPYVAPADLKRCHEEIRDYSVSYFRSVKKMGGKEFCQRYQNQLESELEETYTNLSKQNEGKNIFYAARTPATLFALMFITYVVSGVTGFIGLSTLATLANLVMGVALLSLCAWGYVKYSGEFREVGTIIDEVAEALWVQVISKLLEPVRSCLAWPISLLPSLPSGATLELKALSPLNDNYKKTN
- the LOC113034862 gene encoding atlastin-2-like isoform X2, which codes for MAAESGLVNRTHLENNYSHGLDGKGSKGVNGFKDCTISQRKAPKPEAKSEDDNDLFPRTMDLGKNISPTPQPKEGSQEKDVKPVEEKKVAGPIQIVQANEHNFELNATALEEVLLQKHVKDLNVVVVSVAGAFRKGKSFLLDFMLRYMHNRDKDSWIGGNDEPLTGFTWRGGCERETTGIQVWSEVFVVEKPDGDKVAVLLVDTQGAFDSQSTIKDSATVFALSTMTSSVQVYNLSSNIQEDDLQHLQLFTEYGRLAMEEVSEKPFQSLMFLIRDWCFPYEFCYGMKGGNEFLDKRLQVKHNQHEELQNVRNHIQHCFSNINCFLLPHPGLKVATNPKFDGRLRDIDEDFKKELAQLVPLLLAPSQLVEKEIGGNKVTCKDLLEYFKAYIKIYQGEELPHPKTMLQATAEANNLTAVAGAKDLYSKKMEQVCGGDKPYVAPADLKRCHEEIRDYSVSYFRSVKKMGGKEFCQRYQNQLESELEETYTNLSKQNEGKNIFYAARTPATLFALMFITYVVSGVTGFIGLSTLATLANLVMGVALLSLCAWGYVKYSGEFREVGTIIDEVAEALWVQVLKPVTEQYMGDNMRQTVMNSIRASLTEQGSQQTRLKSD